A genome region from Populus alba chromosome 5, ASM523922v2, whole genome shotgun sequence includes the following:
- the LOC118062039 gene encoding putative HVA22-like protein g, translating into MIGSFLTRGLVMIFGYAYPAYECYKTVELNKPEIEHLRFWCQYWILVAVLTVCEKFGDAFISWVPMYSEAKLAFYIYLWYPKTKGTSYVYDSFFRPYVAKHENEIDRSLLELRTRAGDMAVVYWQRVASYGQTRVFDVLQYIAAQSTPRPRAAQPQQQGARVRQPPPPSRQPSTNRQATPAQAETEEPPSPTSSTSSSQNQMEVAEVAAGPSKVLEAAVPATASSNAQKENAAASEVSSEPKPTEEEAAETEEAPPSSSANENENTAPKETVMEQTMRVTRGRLRKTRSGTNR; encoded by the exons GCTATGCTTATCCAGCTTATGAGTGCTATAAAACGGTTGAATTGAATAAGCCGGAGATTGAGCATCTTCGCTTCTGGTGCCAGTATTG GATTTTGGTGGCTGTTTTGACAGTTTGTGAGAAATTTGGAGATGCTTTTATTTCATG GGTTCCAATGTACAGTGAAGCTAAGTTGGCGTTTTACATATACTTGTGGTACCCTAAAACTAAG GGAACTAGCTACGTGTATGATTCCTTCTTCAGACCATATGTTGCGAAGCATGAGAATGAAATAGATCGCAGCTTGTTGGAACTGAGAACAAGGGCTGGAGATATGGCAGTTGTATATTGGCAAAGAGTTGCAAGTTATGGTCAGACGAgagtttttgatgttttgcaGTATATTGCTGCACAGTCAACACCAAGGCCTCGCGCTGCTCAG CCACAACAGCAAGGTGCCAGGGTTCGCCAGCCTCCTCCTCCCAGTCGTCAACCTTCTACAAACCGCCAAGCAACTCCTGCACAAGCAGAGACCGAGGAACCTCCATCTCCCACTTCTAGCACGTCTTCAAGTCAAAACCAAATGGAAGTGGCAGAGGTGGCAGCAGGTCCTTCAAAAGTACTTGAAGCAGCGGTTCCTGCAACAGCTTCTTCAAATGCCCAAAAAGAAAATGCTGCTGCGTCTGAGGTTTCCAGCGAACCTAAACCAACCGAGGAAGAAGCGGCGGAGACTGAAGAAGCGCCGCCATCATCTTCagcaaatgaaaatgaaaacactGCACCAAAGGAGACTGTGATGGAGCAAACAATGCGGGTTACACGTGGCAGATTGAGGAAAACCCGTTCTGGAACAAACCGTTGA